The Zobellia alginiliquefaciens genome contains a region encoding:
- a CDS encoding helix-turn-helix domain-containing protein codes for MDDYLIGIGKRIKEIRKESNKTISDIARGAEVTGGLISRIENGRTIPSLPVLLKIISSLEIEVIEFFNGMPQVNGASYIVSRKEDNSIIEKEDTAVGFNYTYIFGKQLSSLGFETVLLEVQPSSERDKVTTDAYEFKYMLTGECYYIIGEEEVLLKEGDSIFFDGRIPHVPVNRSDAPTKMLVIYFFI; via the coding sequence ATGGATGATTACCTGATAGGTATTGGAAAACGGATAAAAGAAATCCGAAAGGAAAGCAACAAAACGATAAGTGATATTGCGCGTGGTGCAGAGGTAACCGGTGGCTTGATTTCAAGGATTGAAAACGGAAGAACCATACCATCTTTGCCCGTATTATTGAAAATAATAAGTTCATTGGAAATTGAAGTGATCGAGTTTTTCAATGGTATGCCACAGGTAAACGGGGCTAGCTATATAGTTTCGAGAAAAGAGGACAATTCTATAATTGAAAAAGAGGACACCGCAGTTGGTTTCAATTATACTTACATTTTTGGAAAACAGCTTTCTTCCTTAGGTTTTGAGACGGTTTTATTAGAGGTTCAACCCAGCTCGGAACGTGATAAAGTCACTACAGATGCTTACGAGTTTAAGTATATGCTTACCGGTGAATGTTATTATATAATTGGAGAGGAAGAAGTGCTTTTGAAAGAAGGGGACTCTATTTTCTTTGATGGTCGTATTCCGCATGTTCCGGTAAATAGAAGTGATGCGCCAACTAAGATGTTGGTCATTTATTTCTTTATTTAA
- a CDS encoding phosphonatase-like hydrolase: MHNIVLAVFDMAGTVVNEDNVVYKTVQKAINKRGYDVTLDFVLEHGAGKEKHQAIKDILIASDKISSEPSEPIFEDFKTMLDDAYSNLAVSSFEGVEKTLADLKSKHIKIALNTGYNRAIAELLLQKMNWSLGNQYDTLVTADDVTEGRPHPEMISKAMENLGVTDAEKVLKAGDSIIDIEEGKNANCGVTVGVTTGAHTAEQLKSANPTYVLNSLVELTDYIEG, encoded by the coding sequence ATGCATAACATAGTATTAGCAGTATTTGACATGGCCGGAACGGTCGTAAATGAAGACAACGTAGTTTATAAAACGGTACAAAAAGCCATTAATAAAAGAGGGTATGATGTTACATTAGATTTTGTACTGGAACATGGTGCAGGAAAAGAAAAGCATCAGGCTATAAAAGATATTCTGATAGCAAGCGACAAAATATCCTCAGAACCCTCCGAACCCATTTTTGAAGATTTTAAAACGATGTTAGACGATGCCTATAGCAATTTAGCAGTTTCTTCTTTTGAAGGCGTTGAAAAAACTTTGGCGGACCTAAAATCTAAACATATTAAGATTGCCTTAAACACAGGTTACAACAGGGCCATAGCGGAACTTCTACTTCAAAAAATGAACTGGAGCCTAGGTAACCAATATGATACACTGGTTACGGCCGATGATGTAACGGAAGGAAGGCCCCATCCCGAAATGATTTCTAAGGCTATGGAAAATTTGGGAGTGACCGATGCAGAAAAAGTATTGAAGGCCGGGGATTCAATCATAGATATTGAAGAAGGAAAAAACGCAAATTGTGGTGTTACAGTTGGGGTTACTACTGGAGCCCACACGGCAGAACAGCTAAAATCCGCCAACCCTACTTACGTACTAAATTCTCTTGTTGAACTTACCGATTATATTGAAGGGTAA